The Petrotoga olearia DSM 13574 genome includes a region encoding these proteins:
- the dxs gene encoding 1-deoxy-D-xylulose-5-phosphate synthase has translation MASPNTPLYKAFKNMSYKELEEIAQEIRKYIFNVVYNSNGHLASNLGVVELTIALYRIFDPLEDVIIWDTSHQSYVHKLLTGRWKDFKTIREKGGLSGYTNIYESQADRFGAGHAGTSIAASLGYALSDKIKNRKRNIVAVIGDGALGCGMALESLNQLNYQDVKVKIVLNDNNMAISKNVGTISQLLNNLRIKKEYTQAKEILKSSLEDSSLGKDVESVLKKVRNALKYSIYDTPASLFEELGIKYYGPVDGHDIKKMEEFLEFIKVYDEKSVILHVVTTKGKGFEETEKSPTKFHGVSKKEPDKVSYSKIVGYTLSHLKDFEFLAFTGAMTDGTGLNILQEICPDKVIDMGITEPSIVTTASALSLGGVLPVVDIYSTFMQRAFDSLIHDVALQKTPVLFLLDRAGLVGEDGPTHHGAFDISYTRLIPNVEIWTPLNAQDLANMIYTSVIKGLKKPRFIRFPRDGEKVEIQNILDNLQIVDGEWKFLKMADSALYALAVGTISQNVYEALKDYNINIIGVRSVKPLNEYFLELLEQKAEYIFVYEEGSLKGGFNEEIFKLRDKKIYSFGVKDEFVSHATREEQLEECGLSIKTIRDNFEKIVSKVKIQPS, from the coding sequence ATGGCATCACCAAATACTCCTCTGTATAAAGCATTTAAGAACATGAGCTACAAGGAATTAGAAGAAATAGCTCAAGAGATTCGAAAGTATATTTTCAACGTAGTATACAATAGCAATGGCCATCTTGCCTCAAATTTGGGTGTTGTGGAATTAACTATTGCATTGTACAGGATATTTGATCCACTAGAAGATGTTATTATTTGGGATACCAGTCATCAATCTTACGTGCATAAACTGTTGACAGGTCGTTGGAAAGATTTCAAGACTATACGTGAAAAAGGCGGATTAAGTGGTTACACAAATATCTACGAATCACAAGCGGATAGATTCGGAGCTGGGCATGCAGGGACTTCTATAGCAGCTTCCCTAGGTTATGCCCTATCTGATAAAATAAAAAATAGGAAAAGAAATATAGTGGCAGTTATTGGAGATGGAGCCTTAGGTTGCGGAATGGCTCTTGAATCGTTAAATCAATTGAACTATCAAGATGTAAAAGTTAAAATAGTTCTAAACGATAACAACATGGCTATTTCAAAAAATGTAGGAACGATTTCCCAATTATTGAATAACCTTAGAATAAAAAAAGAATATACTCAAGCAAAAGAGATTTTAAAGAGTTCTTTGGAAGATTCTTCCCTAGGTAAAGATGTAGAATCAGTTTTAAAGAAAGTCAGAAACGCTTTAAAATACTCGATATACGATACACCCGCATCATTATTTGAAGAGTTGGGAATCAAATATTATGGACCTGTCGATGGACATGATATCAAAAAAATGGAAGAATTTTTGGAGTTCATTAAAGTTTATGATGAGAAGTCTGTGATACTGCATGTTGTCACCACTAAAGGTAAAGGGTTCGAAGAAACAGAAAAATCTCCGACTAAATTTCATGGTGTATCAAAAAAAGAACCAGACAAAGTTTCTTATAGTAAAATTGTCGGGTATACGTTATCCCACTTAAAAGATTTTGAATTTTTAGCTTTTACGGGAGCCATGACCGATGGAACGGGATTAAATATACTTCAAGAAATATGTCCTGACAAAGTAATTGATATGGGTATCACGGAACCAAGTATAGTTACTACGGCGTCTGCTCTATCTTTAGGTGGAGTTTTGCCTGTTGTTGATATTTACTCAACTTTCATGCAAAGGGCATTTGATTCACTTATTCATGATGTTGCCTTACAAAAGACACCGGTTCTATTTTTGTTAGATAGAGCGGGTTTGGTTGGAGAAGATGGTCCTACCCACCATGGAGCTTTTGACATCTCATATACAAGGTTAATTCCAAATGTAGAAATATGGACCCCATTGAACGCACAAGATTTAGCTAATATGATTTATACTTCTGTAATAAAAGGATTGAAAAAACCTAGATTTATTAGATTTCCAAGAGATGGAGAAAAAGTTGAAATACAAAATATACTCGACAATCTTCAAATAGTAGATGGGGAATGGAAATTTCTAAAAATGGCTGATTCTGCGTTATACGCTCTTGCTGTTGGAACTATCTCTCAAAATGTTTATGAAGCACTGAAAGATTATAACATTAATATAATCGGAGTACGAAGCGTCAAACCTTTAAATGAATATTTTTTGGAACTTTTGGAACAAAAAGCTGAATATATTTTTGTTTATGAAGAGGGGAGTTTGAAAGGTGGTTTCAACGAAGAGATATTCAAACTGAGAGATAAAAAAATTTATTCCTTTGGTGTGAAAGATGAGTTTGTTTCTCATGCCACAAGAGAAGAACAACTAGAAGAATGCGGTCTTTCAATAAAAACTATAAGGGATAACTTTGAAAAAATCGTCTCCAAGGTTAAAATACAACCATCTTAA
- the nusB gene encoding transcription antitermination factor NusB has product MKRKRKRMNENISKKRMMRKLIFESLFQLSVKDVKLEDILFTFEKLNERVRLEESYYLEAKQYIEDIYKNKNEYDELIKKYSIDWSIERIGNIEKTVMRIFIYELINKKDIPIKVILNESTELTKTYATQKAAAFVNGIMDKIARSQASIM; this is encoded by the coding sequence ATGAAGAGAAAAAGGAAAAGAATGAATGAAAACATATCAAAAAAAAGGATGATGAGAAAGTTAATTTTTGAAAGCCTTTTCCAACTATCAGTAAAGGATGTGAAGTTGGAAGATATATTATTCACTTTTGAAAAATTAAACGAAAGGGTACGATTAGAAGAAAGTTATTATTTAGAGGCTAAACAATACATTGAAGATATTTATAAAAATAAAAATGAGTATGATGAGTTGATTAAAAAATATTCAATTGATTGGTCAATAGAAAGGATAGGAAACATCGAAAAAACAGTGATGAGGATTTTTATCTACGAACTAATAAACAAAAAAGATATACCCATCAAAGTAATATTAAATGAATCAACGGAGTTAACCAAAACTTATGCGACACAAAAAGCCGCTGCTTTTGTTAACGGTATTATGGATAAGATTGCACGTTCGCAAGCATCGATTATGTAG
- a CDS encoding Asp23/Gls24 family envelope stress response protein: MALNEENDFGEISISENVLKDLVFKSVEGYMKEQKVYNEKIQKDLQKSIKITINDDSSVSVSLKVPAKYGENIVEFSKNIQKAVKDDLERIAEVYISNIDVSIENLVKPEELEEYEEIEEETLENEEIPEKEEIPESEEKEDEEKKEKNE, translated from the coding sequence ATGGCTTTGAATGAGGAAAATGATTTTGGAGAAATTAGTATTTCAGAAAATGTATTAAAAGATTTAGTTTTCAAAAGTGTAGAAGGTTACATGAAAGAACAAAAGGTCTATAACGAGAAAATTCAAAAAGATTTGCAAAAAAGTATAAAGATTACAATTAACGACGATTCAAGCGTTAGTGTTTCGTTAAAGGTACCGGCTAAATATGGCGAAAACATCGTTGAATTTTCTAAAAATATTCAAAAAGCTGTTAAAGATGATCTTGAAAGAATTGCAGAGGTCTATATCTCAAACATTGACGTATCCATCGAAAACCTTGTAAAGCCCGAAGAGTTAGAAGAGTACGAAGAAATAGAAGAAGAAACCTTGGAAAATGAAGAAATCCCTGAAAAAGAAGAAATCCCTGAAAGTGAAGAAAAGGAGGATGAAGAGAAAAAGGAAAAGAATGAATGA
- the mutS gene encoding DNA mismatch repair protein MutS, with the protein MNNLTPMIKQYLKIKEEYKDSILLFRLGDFYETFFEDAKKVSEILQIVLTKRNGHPMAGIPYHALNNYLKRLLDAGYKVAICEQMEDPQSSKGIVDRKVTRILTPGTIIDEGMLEETNRFTALITNNGNLFKIAIFDFSTGDFYLDSFDFKEGELLDFISSFGLVQILLSKELEHLSKKIKNLANQIYVEILDEWYFSNNFKDHLKETYEVLSLDHLDYDDEELKVADAVLKYLEVTQFSKIKHMKLPKRFKTKNYMFLDSNTIENLGILPTNSNKGKTLYDILKFTKTSMGNRKLREFILTPLTDKEKIEERLNKVQYLVEDPLLLEELKEYLSSVKDLERISSRISLMKATPKDLIALKDSLEVIPYILESLTSNPGLTNFFDGIDVLREVKEFIENTIIEEPAIAPGNGKVIKEGVSEELDEYRNIFHNLDSVLKGIEKREKEKTKINTLKVGRNKIYGFYIEVSKSQSSKVPDDYVRKQTLVNTERYTIKELEEVEQRLAVSEEKIKAIEKDIYDKVLTHLSQYVDKIEKLSDKIAELDVFRSFAEVSRVYNYKRPTFVQNSKEIKIINARHPVVERFVDDFTPNDLYLSEDKFYIILTGPNMSGKSTFIRQIGLISVMAQIGCFVPAETAEIPIYDGIFTRIGARDDIVSGKSTFLVEMLEVSTIMNKATDNSLVLLDEVGRGTSTLDGISVAWAISEYLFQVKRCNTIFATHYTELTYMSHIYEEVVAKRIKVVETMDGVIFLHKIEDGISDNSYGIEIARLAGFPIEIIERSKEILAQLSNRVDLESRLKRIKNINKKKYESHENQLKMF; encoded by the coding sequence ATGAATAATTTAACTCCGATGATAAAGCAATATCTAAAGATAAAAGAAGAATATAAAGATTCTATTTTACTTTTTAGACTCGGAGATTTTTATGAAACTTTTTTTGAAGATGCCAAAAAAGTCAGTGAAATATTGCAAATTGTCTTAACGAAAAGAAACGGTCATCCTATGGCAGGCATTCCTTACCATGCATTAAATAACTATTTGAAAAGGCTTTTAGATGCCGGGTATAAAGTGGCTATATGTGAACAAATGGAGGATCCTCAAAGCTCAAAAGGTATAGTCGATAGAAAAGTAACCAGAATACTGACGCCTGGTACCATCATAGACGAAGGTATGTTGGAAGAAACTAACAGATTTACCGCCTTGATCACCAACAATGGGAATTTGTTTAAAATAGCCATTTTTGATTTTTCAACGGGTGACTTTTATTTAGACTCATTTGATTTCAAAGAAGGCGAACTATTAGACTTCATCTCTTCTTTTGGTTTGGTACAGATTTTGCTATCTAAGGAGCTTGAACACCTATCAAAAAAGATAAAAAATTTAGCCAATCAGATATATGTAGAAATCTTGGATGAATGGTACTTTTCAAACAATTTTAAAGACCATTTGAAAGAAACGTACGAAGTTTTAAGTCTTGATCATTTGGATTACGATGATGAAGAATTAAAAGTAGCCGACGCTGTTTTAAAGTACTTAGAAGTCACACAATTTTCAAAAATCAAACACATGAAACTTCCAAAACGTTTTAAGACAAAAAACTACATGTTTTTAGATTCCAACACTATAGAGAATCTTGGGATTCTTCCTACAAATTCAAACAAAGGAAAAACTCTTTACGACATTCTAAAATTCACAAAAACCAGTATGGGGAATAGAAAATTAAGAGAGTTCATCCTTACTCCTCTCACTGATAAAGAAAAAATAGAAGAAAGGCTAAACAAAGTCCAATACTTAGTTGAAGATCCTCTTTTGTTAGAAGAACTAAAAGAATATTTGTCATCTGTAAAAGATCTCGAAAGGATCTCATCTAGGATTTCTTTGATGAAGGCAACTCCAAAAGATCTCATAGCATTAAAAGATTCTTTGGAAGTTATTCCCTATATACTCGAATCTTTAACTTCGAATCCAGGGTTGACCAATTTTTTTGATGGTATAGATGTCCTTAGAGAAGTTAAAGAGTTTATCGAAAATACCATCATAGAAGAACCTGCAATTGCTCCTGGAAACGGAAAAGTAATTAAGGAAGGTGTTTCAGAAGAGTTAGATGAATACAGAAACATATTTCATAACTTAGATAGCGTTTTGAAAGGTATTGAAAAGAGGGAGAAGGAAAAAACTAAGATTAACACTTTGAAAGTTGGAAGGAATAAGATTTACGGTTTCTATATAGAAGTTTCGAAATCGCAATCTTCTAAAGTTCCCGATGATTACGTGAGAAAGCAAACGTTGGTTAATACGGAAAGATACACAATAAAAGAATTGGAAGAAGTCGAACAGCGCTTAGCAGTATCAGAAGAAAAAATAAAGGCCATTGAAAAAGATATTTACGATAAGGTATTAACGCATCTAAGTCAATATGTGGATAAAATAGAAAAACTTTCCGATAAGATCGCTGAATTGGATGTTTTTAGATCTTTTGCAGAGGTTAGCAGAGTTTACAATTATAAAAGGCCCACTTTTGTGCAAAACTCCAAAGAAATCAAAATAATCAACGCAAGACATCCGGTGGTGGAAAGATTTGTTGATGACTTTACTCCTAACGACTTATATTTAAGCGAAGACAAGTTTTATATAATTTTGACAGGTCCTAATATGAGCGGAAAATCAACTTTCATAAGGCAAATAGGACTTATAAGTGTAATGGCACAAATAGGTTGCTTCGTTCCAGCTGAAACGGCAGAAATCCCTATTTATGACGGTATATTCACTAGAATCGGTGCAAGGGATGATATAGTTAGCGGGAAATCAACTTTTTTAGTCGAGATGCTAGAGGTTTCGACTATAATGAATAAAGCAACGGATAACAGCCTTGTGCTCCTTGATGAAGTGGGTAGAGGAACTAGTACGTTAGACGGTATTTCTGTTGCATGGGCAATCTCAGAATATTTATTTCAAGTTAAAAGATGCAATACAATCTTCGCTACACATTATACTGAGTTAACTTACATGTCACATATATACGAAGAAGTTGTTGCCAAAAGAATAAAGGTTGTAGAAACTATGGATGGCGTTATATTTTTACACAAAATTGAAGATGGCATCAGTGACAACAGTTATGGTATAGAAATAGCAAGATTGGCGGGATTTCCTATCGAAATAATTGAAAGATCAAAAGAAATATTGGCTCAATTGTCAAATAGAGTGGACTTGGAAAGTAGATTAAAGAGAATAAAAAATATTAATAAGAAAAAATATGAATCACATGAAAATCAGTTAAAAATGTTTTAA
- the clpP gene encoding ATP-dependent Clp endopeptidase proteolytic subunit ClpP has translation MAIPMPVVIETEGRYERAYDIYSRLLKDRIVFLGTPINDDVANVIIAQLLFLESQDPDKDIFLYINSPGGSVTAGLGIYDTMQYVKPDISTICIGQAASMGAVLLAAGAKGKRYSLPYSRIMIHQPWGGAEGSAIDIQIHAREILRIKEDLNNILSKHSGQPLEKIEKDTDRDFFMNAQEALNYGLIDKVITTKSEATKENNKK, from the coding sequence ATGGCTATACCTATGCCGGTAGTTATAGAAACGGAAGGAAGATACGAAAGAGCTTACGATATCTATTCTAGATTGTTGAAAGATAGAATAGTTTTTTTAGGGACACCAATAAATGATGATGTAGCTAATGTAATAATTGCCCAGTTACTCTTCCTGGAATCTCAAGATCCAGACAAAGACATATTTTTATACATAAACTCTCCTGGAGGTTCTGTAACAGCAGGATTAGGAATATACGACACGATGCAGTACGTTAAACCTGATATTTCAACTATATGTATAGGTCAGGCTGCCTCTATGGGAGCGGTACTATTAGCGGCTGGTGCAAAAGGTAAAAGGTATTCTCTACCTTATTCAAGAATAATGATACACCAACCTTGGGGTGGTGCCGAAGGGTCAGCGATTGATATACAAATACATGCCAGAGAGATTTTAAGAATAAAAGAAGATTTAAATAACATACTTAGCAAACACAGCGGACAACCTTTAGAAAAGATAGAAAAAGATACCGATAGGGACTTTTTTATGAATGCGCAAGAAGCTTTAAACTATGGTCTCATAGATAAAGTAATAACAACAAAGAGTGAAGCCACTAAAGAAAACAACAAAAAATAA
- a CDS encoding DUF370 domain-containing protein, which produces MFISVGKGVFVPTERIHSVVPDSFVQFGKIKKIYQGIDVLTQFENEAELENSPPPLNASVSLIDASYGKAVKSIIYMDSGQIVLTALESKKIIEKIKKGRR; this is translated from the coding sequence ATGTTTATATCGGTTGGAAAAGGTGTTTTTGTGCCTACGGAGAGAATCCATTCCGTTGTCCCTGATTCATTCGTTCAGTTTGGTAAAATAAAAAAGATTTACCAAGGAATTGATGTATTAACTCAATTTGAAAATGAAGCTGAGTTAGAAAATTCTCCACCTCCTTTGAATGCCTCTGTTAGTTTGATTGATGCTTCATATGGCAAGGCGGTCAAATCGATTATTTACATGGATAGTGGCCAAATAGTGTTAACTGCGCTTGAATCAAAAAAAATTATAGAAAAGATCAAGAAAGGAAGGCGATAA
- the xseA gene encoding exodeoxyribonuclease VII large subunit codes for MLFPQQEEFKFESIQELIEYLNSIFTSSPLYRQEIEVIGDVTHAKYSKRGDLYIELSQRVRSSNYSITIIFSQSTVPYVFEHCSVDNEKELLNKRWKFQGIVNFWKREAKYVVSGSSIIPLGASEIEKKKKEILEKLEKSNLLRKVEHELIELDPIKKIAVITSPTAAGFGDFQKNINHSKFIPIVHLYPAPMQGAETVPGIKKALFAILKSGIDYDVVVIIRGGGSKSDLMYFDDFELGSLIAKFNRKIPVLTGIGHEQDSTIPDFVSWKNYSTPTEVSRDIVNQINYFTDNLETLEKNITYSFTNVYYQMENLLSFNTINNIKYYLSRELINLFRTLDEDHLNITRKVNQMIESSEKSISLNKLDYIQRFIEYSIKTYNQNIISTTNEIVSELKSKFEISERILFSTFQELTKSSPFAAFLNNGVLVKKGEEIIDSVEKLQRKDEVKLIFKDGEADSNIENIKKW; via the coding sequence TTGTTATTTCCCCAGCAAGAAGAATTTAAGTTTGAAAGCATACAAGAGTTGATAGAATATTTGAACAGTATATTCACCAGTTCTCCTCTTTACAGGCAAGAAATCGAGGTTATCGGAGATGTCACTCATGCAAAATACAGTAAAAGAGGGGACCTCTACATTGAACTTTCTCAAAGAGTGAGAAGTTCAAATTATTCTATAACTATAATTTTCAGTCAATCTACTGTTCCATATGTATTTGAACATTGTAGTGTTGATAACGAAAAAGAGCTCCTAAATAAAAGGTGGAAGTTTCAGGGTATTGTTAACTTTTGGAAAAGAGAAGCTAAGTATGTAGTATCTGGTTCATCAATAATACCTTTAGGCGCTTCTGAAATAGAAAAGAAAAAAAAAGAAATATTGGAAAAGTTGGAAAAGAGCAATCTTCTAAGAAAAGTGGAACATGAACTAATAGAACTTGATCCAATAAAAAAGATAGCCGTTATTACTTCACCAACCGCCGCAGGTTTTGGTGATTTTCAAAAAAACATTAATCATTCTAAGTTCATTCCTATTGTACACTTATATCCCGCTCCTATGCAAGGTGCAGAAACGGTACCTGGGATCAAAAAAGCATTGTTTGCTATTTTAAAGTCGGGAATCGATTATGATGTGGTCGTTATAATCAGGGGAGGCGGTTCAAAAAGCGACCTGATGTATTTTGATGATTTTGAGCTTGGTTCTCTTATAGCAAAGTTTAACCGAAAGATTCCTGTTCTTACAGGGATAGGGCATGAACAAGATTCTACAATACCTGATTTTGTTAGTTGGAAAAACTATTCAACACCTACGGAAGTATCAAGAGATATAGTCAATCAAATTAACTATTTTACAGATAATCTAGAAACCCTAGAAAAAAATATAACCTATTCTTTTACCAATGTTTATTACCAAATGGAGAACTTACTCTCTTTCAATACAATTAACAACATTAAATATTACCTTAGTAGGGAATTAATTAATTTGTTCAGAACTTTGGACGAGGATCATCTTAATATTACTAGAAAAGTTAACCAAATGATTGAAAGTAGTGAAAAATCAATATCTCTCAACAAGTTGGACTATATTCAAAGATTCATAGAATATAGCATCAAAACTTACAACCAGAACATAATAAGTACAACGAATGAAATTGTTTCTGAGTTGAAAAGCAAGTTCGAAATATCAGAAAGAATTTTATTTAGTACTTTTCAAGAACTTACTAAATCAAGTCCTTTTGCTGCGTTTTTAAATAACGGAGTTTTGGTAAAAAAAGGTGAAGAAATCATAGATAGTGTGGAAAAACTACAGAGGAAAGATGAGGTTAAATTAATATTTAAAGATGGTGAAGCTGATTCGAATATCGAGAATATCAAAAAATGGTGA
- the rsmI gene encoding 16S rRNA (cytidine(1402)-2'-O)-methyltransferase, whose product MGKLILVGTPIGNFEDISLRALKTLKEADLILTEDKRVTLKLINHFELGKKELFTFNEANSEKIMDTVLSLIESHNITALVSDAGMPVLADPGFNLVQRCWEKGIPIDVVPGPSALTSALAVSGFPASKFLFLGFLPRDKKLRRLLREIKEFEYPIVFFESPNRIIKTLQEILDNFGDIEVFVAREITKLYQEFFKGKISEGIKFFESKDQVKGELTVVISPARRI is encoded by the coding sequence ATGGGAAAATTAATTCTAGTTGGCACACCCATAGGTAACTTTGAAGATATTTCTTTAAGAGCCTTAAAAACTTTGAAAGAAGCTGACTTGATACTCACGGAGGATAAAAGGGTTACCTTGAAATTGATAAACCACTTTGAACTTGGCAAAAAAGAGTTATTCACTTTCAACGAGGCAAACTCAGAAAAGATTATGGACACAGTTCTATCTTTGATCGAAAGTCATAATATAACAGCCTTAGTGTCAGATGCGGGGATGCCTGTTTTAGCGGATCCGGGCTTTAACTTGGTACAAAGATGTTGGGAAAAAGGTATTCCTATAGACGTGGTGCCAGGCCCTTCTGCGTTGACTTCTGCTTTAGCTGTGAGTGGATTTCCTGCTTCTAAGTTTTTATTCTTAGGTTTTTTACCTCGAGATAAAAAATTGAGAAGACTTTTGAGAGAGATAAAAGAGTTTGAATATCCAATAGTTTTTTTTGAATCTCCAAATAGAATAATAAAGACCTTACAAGAGATTTTGGATAATTTTGGAGATATAGAAGTGTTTGTTGCGAGAGAGATTACGAAGCTTTACCAAGAATTTTTTAAAGGGAAAATTTCTGAAGGGATAAAATTTTTTGAGTCCAAAGATCAAGTGAAAGGAGAGCTGACCGTTGTTATTTCCCCAGCAAGAAGAATTTAA
- the acpP gene encoding acyl carrier protein — translation MTKDELFEKVKEIIVDTLSVDEDEVTLDASFTDDLDADSLELVDLTMAFESEFGVTIEDEELEKIKTVETAVNLLTEKLNIDDED, via the coding sequence ATGACAAAGGATGAGTTGTTCGAAAAAGTAAAAGAAATAATCGTAGATACATTGAGTGTCGACGAGGACGAAGTTACGTTGGATGCCTCATTTACCGATGATTTAGATGCGGATTCTTTAGAGTTAGTGGATTTAACCATGGCTTTTGAATCCGAATTCGGGGTAACAATAGAGGATGAAGAGTTAGAAAAAATCAAAACCGTTGAAACTGCGGTTAATTTATTAACTGAAAAATTGAATATTGACGATGAGGATTGA
- a CDS encoding CTP synthase has product MAKKYIIVTGGVLSGIGKGVVSASIGRLLKELGLTVNSLKIDPYLNVDAGTMNPNQHGEVFVTEDGYEADLDLGHYERFLGIEMKSFNNMTAGQVYKYVIEKEREGKYLGATVQMVPHVTERVKERIEEIDTEVLLIEIGGTVGDIEGEIFLEAVRELSFEKGRENFMFIHVTFVPYLHVTNEFKTKPTQQSIQLLRRIGIQPDMLLVRTEKEIDLSSLEKVALFGGVPLDYVVNLPDLANIYEVPQILYEKNIHTLISSKLNLEISKEVEELSWKCPKTFKNLKIAMICKYLGTDDAYKSIMESVFLNGTKRPDLINSEELEEMSEEEIKILLSKYEGIIIPGGFGARGIEGKIKAIKYARENNVPLLGICLGMQLMVIEYARNVFGYKEANSTEFDENTPYPVIDLMEEQKKLLNLGGTMRLGAQNIEILPNTKLHKIYGEKNSIFERHRHRYEVNYKEFEDMFEKGKNVPNKLSISAVTDFVEAIELSSHPFYIGIQYHPEFKTKVGDPHPIFKAFIEAIEKNK; this is encoded by the coding sequence ATGGCTAAAAAATACATTATAGTAACCGGAGGGGTACTCAGCGGTATAGGAAAAGGAGTTGTTTCTGCTTCAATAGGACGGCTTTTAAAAGAGCTTGGATTAACCGTTAATTCATTGAAAATAGATCCTTATCTGAATGTAGATGCTGGAACTATGAACCCCAACCAACATGGAGAAGTTTTTGTAACAGAAGATGGCTACGAAGCGGATCTTGATTTGGGCCATTATGAGAGATTTTTAGGGATAGAAATGAAGAGTTTCAACAATATGACAGCAGGTCAAGTGTATAAATATGTTATCGAAAAAGAAAGAGAAGGAAAGTATTTAGGAGCTACCGTTCAGATGGTGCCTCACGTTACTGAAAGGGTAAAAGAAAGGATCGAAGAGATAGACACAGAAGTCTTGCTCATTGAAATAGGGGGTACTGTTGGCGATATTGAAGGTGAAATATTTTTAGAGGCTGTAAGAGAGCTATCTTTCGAGAAAGGTCGAGAAAATTTTATGTTTATACATGTAACCTTTGTTCCCTACTTACATGTTACCAACGAGTTTAAAACTAAGCCAACTCAACAATCCATTCAACTTTTAAGAAGGATAGGAATCCAACCAGATATGCTTTTGGTAAGAACGGAAAAAGAGATAGACCTTTCCAGCCTTGAAAAAGTAGCTTTGTTTGGAGGCGTTCCTTTAGATTATGTTGTCAACCTTCCGGATTTAGCCAACATTTATGAAGTTCCTCAAATTCTTTATGAAAAAAATATTCATACGCTTATTTCAAGTAAATTGAATTTGGAAATATCAAAAGAAGTAGAGGAATTAAGTTGGAAATGTCCCAAAACATTTAAGAACCTAAAAATTGCTATGATTTGCAAGTATTTAGGTACCGATGATGCCTACAAGAGCATAATGGAAAGTGTTTTTTTAAACGGCACTAAAAGGCCTGATCTAATCAACTCTGAAGAGCTAGAAGAAATGAGCGAAGAGGAAATCAAAATACTTTTAAGTAAATATGAAGGTATAATTATCCCAGGTGGATTTGGAGCAAGAGGAATAGAAGGAAAAATAAAAGCTATAAAGTATGCTCGTGAAAATAATGTTCCTCTTCTAGGGATTTGTCTGGGTATGCAACTAATGGTCATTGAGTATGCCAGAAATGTTTTCGGCTACAAAGAAGCTAATTCCACAGAATTTGATGAAAATACTCCTTATCCTGTTATTGATTTGATGGAAGAACAAAAAAAGTTGCTTAATTTGGGCGGCACAATGAGACTAGGGGCTCAAAATATTGAAATACTTCCCAACACGAAACTTCACAAAATCTATGGCGAAAAAAATTCTATCTTTGAAAGGCACCGACACCGTTATGAAGTCAATTACAAAGAGTTCGAGGATATGTTTGAAAAAGGAAAAAATGTTCCTAATAAACTTTCTATATCCGCCGTTACGGATTTCGTTGAAGCTATTGAACTGAGTTCTCATCCTTTTTATATCGGTATTCAATACCATCCGGAATTTAAAACAAAAGTTGGAGATCCGCATCCTATCTTCAAAGCATTTATTGAAGCGATTGAAAAAAACAAATGA